A stretch of Lactuca sativa cultivar Salinas chromosome 6, Lsat_Salinas_v11, whole genome shotgun sequence DNA encodes these proteins:
- the LOC111905443 gene encoding uncharacterized protein LOC111905443: MDPNLLNNYHQFLLLKASCPDITAGYLSSLWDLIYQSHQQNQYSKPMPWIGMYIALASLFCILAMVADLLHGLRNRKLWFPCKYFTLNAASLTVIAVAIKLPMDLTNLTPGYIDQGAKLGSTSFMCTMMANLLPSLATMDSKELFSNMIALGILVITLVVNVCIQVYTGVLFYSVDDAKLLDSEIPFILRVIVVAIFVVPMLMLLIIYACSSLAILKSKEILESKYEAAHETNLKNQELQQPGRLLTVEKLKQHVSNYWIMAGTGSPQFMIACSTTTSASGVICVLSNGIIIYLLSSLFQNLGDHNSDYKWSMLVIFTIQSIGTILGTIAPLARCFAALSFKFSVKWIWKQVKICNVESYWTLKLHDWKHSSVPFPSSGRNCKVVIQFLKILSLSICIGFQKTVVVACKIIAVIPILIAVIPIFFVICFVYCFRCLKWLKAMFRATSTVLGQNPVHLGKDKDLRQYVLQLQDDIEFADRTLKGMLKSVNRLIQKAEQQPPKNLMKLLVESRGFEGVEKIDSHLVSPLLSEEYLNCWSLPLVTLTSIVMSLPNIQKNKVDCLVSGVSEGLVYVKFVEECLNATDNHVRIQKAAKTLWVEVEVYHKWLGHKLPKPKPRVNTPGHILQWLRNTAKNMVIKVESMDIQGRKDNSKYSSICANSMYRITETILLSYHENIEEVSQEELFAELSSMIADILAACLTNLPQVIIRKCHTSAIEKREASVQAAAQLLGETTQIINSLQDRQLPSLNPKDLAFIDKWHSYLKHPFP; the protein is encoded by the coding sequence ATGGATCCCAACTTACTAAATAATTATCACCAATTCCTGCTACTTAAGGCGTCTTGCCCAGATATAACAGCTGGTTACTTATCATCCTTGTGGGATCTAATATACCAGTCACATCAGCAGAACCAGTACAGCAAACCTATGCCATGGATTGGGATGTATATCGCATTAGCATCTCTGTTTTGTATCCTTGCAATGGTGGCTGATCTATTACATGGCCTGAGGAACAGAAAGCTCTGGTTTCCATGTAAATATTTCACTCTGAATGCAGCTTCTCTCACTGTGATAGCTGTTGCAATAAAGCTACCCATGGATCTAACTAATCTAACGCCAGGATATATCGACCAGGGTGCAAAGCTTGGAAGCACGAGCTTTATGTGCACCATGATGGCTAATTTATTGCCATCTCTAGCAACCATGGACAGCAAGGAACTTTTCTCAAACATGATAGCTTTAGGTATTCTGGTAATCACCTTGGTTGTCAATGTTTGCATTCAAGTATACACGGGAGTTCTCTTCTATTCTGTAGATGATGCCAAGCTCCTTGACAGTGAAATACCGTTTATTTTAAGAGTTATTGTTGTGGCCATCTTTGTGGTTCCGATGCTCATGTTGCTGATAATATATGCATGTTCATCTTTAGCAATTCTCAAGTCCAAAGAGATTCTAGAATCCAAATACGAAGCAGCTCATGAAACAAATTTAAAGAATCAAGAGTTGCAGCAACCAGGAAGATTATTAACTGTTGAGAAGCTAAAGCAACATGTGAGCAACTACTGGATCATGGCAGGAACTGGAAGCCCCCAGTTCATGATCGCTTGCTCAACTACAACCTCTGCTTCAGGGGTAATATGTGTTTTAAGCAATGGCATAATTATATATCTCTTGAGTTCCCTTTTTCAAAACCTAGGAGACCACAATTCAGATTATAAGTGGTCAATGTTGGTGATTTTTACAATACAATCTATCGGAACCATATTGGGTACAATTGCCCCACTTGCCAGGTGTTTTGCAGCCTTAAGCTTTAAGTTCTCAGTAAAATGGATATGGAAGCAAGTTAAAATCTGTAATGTAGAGAGCTACTGGACTCTGAAGTTACATGATTGGAAACATAGTAGTGTACCATTCCCATCCAGTGGCCGCAATTGCAAGGTTGTCATCCAGTTTTTGAAAATCCTAAGTCTCAGCATTTGTATAGGATTCCAGAAGACAGTCGTGGTAGCATGCAAGATCATAGCAGTGATTCCAATTCTGATAGCCGTGATTCCAATTTTCTTTGTGATATGTTTCGTGTATTGTTTCCGTTGTTTGAAGTGGTTAAAGGCCATGTTTAGGGCCACAAGCACTGTGTTGGGACAAAATCCTGTGCATCTAGGGAAAGATAAAGATCTAAGACAGTATGTTTTGCAACTTCAAGATGACATTGAGTTTGCTGATAGAACACTGAAAGGCATGTTAAAATCTGTGAATCGCTTGATCCAAAAAGCTGAACAACAACCACCCAAGAACCTTATGAAGCTTCTAGTGGAATCTAGAGGTTTTGAAGGAGTTGAAAAGATTGACAGCCATCTTGTCTCGCCTTTACTTTCAGAAGAATATCTCAACTGTTGGAGTTTGCCATTGGTAACTCTGACATCCATCGTCATGTCTCTTCCGAACATCCAAaagaacaaagttgattgctTGGTGAGTGGTGTGAGTGAAGGTCTTGTATATGTCAAATTTGTGGAAGAATGCCTGAATGCTACTGATAATCATGTAAGAATTCAAAAGGCAGCTAAAACTTTGTGGGTAGAAGTTGAAGTATACCACAAATGGTTAGGACACAAGCTGCCAAAACCTAAGCCTAGAGTAAATACACCTGGGCATATTCTTCAATGGTTAAGGAATACAGCCAAGAACATGGTCATCAAGGTAGAAAGTATGGATATCCAAGGCCGAAAGGATAATTCAAAATACAGTTCTATTTGTGCCAATTCAATGTATCGTATCACTGAAACAATCTTGCTCTCCTACCATGAGAACATTGAAGAGGTTAGCCAAgaggaactatttgcagagttaTCATCAATGATCGCAGATATATTAGCTGCTTGTCTCACCAACTTACCCCAAGTCATTATAAGGAAATGCCACACAAGTGCCATAGAGAAAAGGGAGGCGAGTGTCCAAGCTGCTGCCCAACTTCTTGGTGAGACTACACAGATAATCAACAGCCTTCAAGATCGTCAACTTCCAAGCTTGAATCCAAAGGACTTGGCTTTTATTGATAAATGGCATTCTTACTTAAAGCACCCTTTTCCTTGA
- the LOC111905407 gene encoding DNA polymerase epsilon catalytic subunit A yields MNGDNRRRADRKDTRISKKQKLILSTEEKLETKLGFDLFTEGEKRLGWLLTFSTSSWEDQDTQREYSCVDLYFVCQDGSTFKAKYKFRPYFYAATKDKMEMDVDAYLRRRYEGKIADIQIVEKEDLDLKNHLSGLRKTYLKISFDTVQQLMDVKRDLMHVVERNQEKFNASEAYESIMSGKSKERIQDFIDCISDLREYDVPYHVRFAIDNDVRSGLWYDVSVSSDGIKLERRHDLLQRAEVHVCAFDIETTKLPLKFPDAEYDLVMMISYMVDGKGYLIINRECVGEDIEDLEYTPKAEFEGYFKVTNVKNEEELIKSWFAHMAEVKPGIYVTYNGDFFDWPFMERRAAHHGLIMKDELGFQCDTVQGECRAKFACHLDCFAWVKRDSYLPQGSHGLKAVTKAKLGYDPLEVNPEDMVRFAMEKPQMMASYSVSDAVSTYYLYMTYVHPFIFSLATIIPMPPDEVLRKGSGTLCEMLLMVEAYVANVVCPNKHQSEAEKFHNGRLLESETYIGGHVECLETGVFRSDLPTSFKLDSSAFTQLIENLDRDLQYAIKVEGKMDIETVSNYDEVKDAITEKLASLRDEPTREECPLIYHLDVAAMYPNIILTNRLQPPSIVTDEVCTACDFNRPGKTCLRKLEWKWRGETYTAKRSDYYHLKRQIESEVVAVDGFKSKSFLELPKVDQQLKLKDRLKKYCQKAYKRVLEKPTTETREAGICMRENAFYVDTVRSFRDRRYEYKGLNKLWKGKLSEAKASGNPIKIQEAQDMVVLYDSLQLAHKCILNSFYGYVMRKGARWYSMEMAGVVTYTGAKIIQNAHELVKKIGKPLELDTDGIWCVLPGSFPENFTFKFRDSKKKFTISYPCVMLNVDVARNNTNDQYQTLKDPINRTYTTHSECSIEFEVDGPYKAMILPASKEENKLIKKRYAVFNDDGTLAELKGFEIKRRGELKLIKVFQAELFDKFLHGSTLEECYSAVASVANRWLDLLDNQGNDIADSELLDYISESSTMSKSLVDYGVQKSCAVTTAKRLADFLGDTMVKDKGLRCQYVVACEPKGTPVSERAVPVAIFETDPEIMKFYVKKWCKISSDIGIRSIIDWEYYKQRLSSAIQKTITIPAAMQKVSNPVPRVVHPPWLHKKVREKDDKMRQRKLNVMFSSMKKANEEEVRNDTNGKEHVLQEQEVVDLEDFGSKGKSSNSTPRPVVRSYENNGKTSSSKEKVDHGQSMNPVVDIPVEDNIDSHVDYQGWLNQRKRKWKQVREKKKKQKLDSLDKNTQRNGVTEIRSGVSNKKQAQGRTGVNSYFERHELALTRSHWQIIQLVPSSELGQFFAWAVVDGMMHKIGIKVPRVFYLNSKAPVTEDFPGRRVNKILPHGHHSHNLIEVIVDEDQFKTESRKLAAHLADPEVEGIYETKVGLDFSSILQIGCVCKVDKSAKKRNAKEGWNLSELHMKTTTECSYLESPIPFFYLYHSISEVRGIYVVYFPSSSVIHAVIVNPFQNKELTPNILDKQFREACQALSVESSMSRGSSNFKVEYVGTPKDAERIFQRTISEFRDEVHGPAIGVIECPDVKLMKLSIRALDDFPCVSIPSNARDCHYPTLAWQSFAAKIGMQRCAASPRWLNERISLSRYSHIPLGNFELDWLMHTADIFFARALRDHQQILWVSDNGIPDLGGDTEEETCYSDEVNQPVLIYPGAYRKVTVELKIHHLAVNALLKSNQINEMEGGTLFGFDHDLTSGSHLPNEQLGLDEATSCSSAFRVLKQLIQRCLADAVSSGNIFADAMLQHLYRWLCSPRSALHDPALHRMLHKVMQKVFALLLSEFRKLGATIIFANFSKVILDTGKSDLFAAQAYCDSLLKALQERDLFEWIELEPMQFWHSLLFMDQYNYGGLQAKLDQTDDNTYDEPQVELVSSWNIAENLPKETQDHFVFIVTEFMHLPWKFTQDETMKRAAIRNSDSCTPSITAAAAESFESCITEHLREQVNSYFTDRLLKIVRDLVLHTKGKGKSKEDEDNVYKGDPALEFIKHVCAVLVLDQNVQHDILIMRKNLLRYVRVREFAPEAQFQDCSFSFTLPNVICSYCNDCRDLDLCRDRGLLTQEWRCGVPQCGQPYNREVMENALLQIVRQRERLYHLQDLVCLKCKQIKAAHLAEYCGCAGSFCLKEEVTVFMKKMEVFLNIGIHQKFELLVECVSWILELKQV; encoded by the exons ATGAACGGCGATAATCGAAGAAGAGCAGACCGCAAAGACACAAGGATTTCAAAGAAGCAGAAACTCATTCTATCAACCGAAGAAAAGCTCGAGACCAAGCTCGGCTTTGATCTATTCACCGAAGGAGAAAAGCGCCTCGGCTGGCTACTCACATTTTCTACT TCATCGTGGGAGGACCAAGATACGCAGAGAGAATATAGCTGTGTCGACCTATATTTCGTCTGCCAG GATGGTTCGACTTTTAAAGCCAAGTACAAGTTCAGACCTTATTTTTATGCTGCTACGAAG GATAAGATGGAAATGGATGTTGATGCATATTTAAGAAGAAGATATGAAGGGAAAATTGCTGATATTCAAATAGTAGAGAAAGAGGACCTTGATCTT AAAAACCATCTTTCTGGATTGAGGAAAACTTACTTAAAGATATCATTTGACACTGTACAACAATTGATGGATGTAAAGCGTGACCTGATGCACGTGGTTGAAAGAAATCAAGAAAAGTTTAATGCTTCAGAGGCATATGAGTCCATAATGTCAGGCAAAAG CAAAGAACGAATTCAAGATTTTATAGATTGCATCTCTGATCTACGGGAGTATGATGTGCCTTATCATGTTCGTTTTGCCATTGACAATG ATGTAAGATCCGGATTGTGGTATGATGTTAGTGTGTCTAGTGATGGAATTAAGTTAGAGAGGAGGCATGATCTTCTGCAACGTGCTGAAGTTCATGTCTGTGCATTTGACATAGAGACAACAAAGCTTCCTTTAAAATTTCCAGATGCTGAATATGATTTAGTTATGATGATTTCATACATGGTTGATGGAAAAGGATATTTGATTATCAATAGAGAG TGTGTTGGTGAAGATATAGAGGATTTGGAATATACACCAAAAGCTGAATTTGAAGGATACTTTAAAGTGACAAATGTGAAGAATGAG GAAGAACTTATCAAATCATGGTTTGCTCATATGGCAGAGGTGAAACCTGGTATTTATGTCACATACAATGGTGACTTTTTTGATTGGCCATTCATGGAAAGAAGGGCAGCTCATCATGGCCTGATAATGAAGGAT GAGCTAGGGTTTCAATGTGACACAGTGCAAGGTGAATGTCGTGCTAAATTTGCATGTCATCTGGATTGTTTTGCATGGGTCAAACGTGATAGTTATCTACCTCAAGGAAGCCATGGTTTGAAG GCTGTCACTAAAGCCAAATTGGGCTATGATCCATTGGAAGTAAATCCTGAAGATATGGTTCGTTTTGCAATGGAAAAACCACAG ATGATGGCTTCATATTCAGTATCTGATGCTGTGTCAACATACTACTTGTATATGACTTATGTTCATCCCTTCATTTTCTCTCTTGCAACTATAATACCAATGCCTCCTGATGAAGTCTTGCGTAAAGGAAGTGGGACCCTTTGTGAAATGCTCCTCATGGTTGAG GCATATGTGGCAAATGTTGTATGTCCAAACAAGCACCAATCTGAAGCAGAAAAGTTTCATAATGGGCGCCTTTTGGAGAGTGAGACATACATTGGTGGCCATGTGGAGTGTTTGGAAACTGGTGTTTTCAGATCCGACCTTCCAACTTCTTTCAAACTTGATTCATCTGCTTTCACG CAACTTATAGAAAACCTTGATCGGGATCTTCAATATGCTATTAAAGTGGAGGGTAAAATGGACATTGAAACAGTCTCAAATTACGATGAAGTAAAGGATGCTATTACAGAAAAG CTTGCATCATTACGAGATGAACCTACACGTGAAGAATGTCCTCTTATTTATCATCTTGATGTTGCTGCTATGTATCCCAATATTATATTAACAAACAGACTTCAG CCACCATCAATAGTTACAGATGAGGTGTGCACTGCATGTGATTTCAATCGCCCTGGAAAAACTTGTCTTAGGAAACTTGAATGGAAGTGGCGCGGAGAGACATACACAGCAAAGAGAAG TGATTACTATCATTTGAAGAGGCAAATTGAATCTGAAGTTGTTGCTGTTGATGGATTCAAATCAAAGTCCTTCCTTGAGCTACCTAAAGTGGATCAACAACTGAAGCTGAAAGATCGTTTAAAGAAATACTGCCAAAAG GCGTATAAACGAGTGCTTGAGAAGCCAACTACTGAAACTAGAGAAGCAGGGATTTGCATGCGTGAAAATGCATTTTATGTTGATACTGTCAGAAG TTTTCGTGATAGAAGATATGAATATAAAGGGCTTaataaattatggaaagggaAGTTGTCAGAAGCAAAAGCTAGTGGAAATCCTATTAAGATCCAGGAAGCACAA GATATGGTGGTTCTCTATGACTCTCTTCAGCTTGCTCATAAATGTATTTTGAATTCCTTCTATGGATATGTCATGCGCAA AGGTGCAAGATGGTATTCAATGGAAATGGCTGGAGTTGTTACATATACTGGTGCAAAAATTATCCAGAATGCCCATGAACTTGTTAAAAAAATTGGAAAACCACTAGAATTAGACACAGATGGTATCTGGTGTGTTTTGCCAGGGTCATTCCCGGAAAACTTTACCTTTAAATTTAG AGACTCAAAGAAGAAGTTTACAATTTCATATCCATGTGTTATGCTCAATGTTGATGTGGCAAGAAACAACACAAATGACCAATACCAG ACTCTCAAAGATCCTAtcaacagaacatatacaacacaCAGTGAATGCTCAATTGAATTTGAAGTGGATGGACCATATAAG GCAATGATTCTTCCTGCTTCTAAAGAAGAGaataaattgattaaaaaaaggtATGCTGTTTTTAATGACGATGGTACCCTTGCTGAGCTTAAAGGTTTTGAGATAAAGAGAAGGGGTGAACTAAAGCTCATTAAAGTTTTCCAA GCTGAGCTCTTTGACAAATTTCTTCACGGGTCAACTTTAGAGGAATGCTATTCTGCAGTTGCTTCTGTTGCAAACCGCTGGCTTGATCTTCTTGAT AATCAAGGCAATGATATTGCAGATAGTGAATTGCTTGATTACATATCAGAATCGAGCACAATGAGCAAGTCTTTAGTAGATTATGGAGTGCAGAAATCATGTGCTGTAACCACAGCAAAACGTTTGGCTGATTTTCTTGGTGATACCATGGTTAAAGACAAAGGACTTCGTTGCCAATATGTTGTTGCATGTGAACCAAAG GGGACCCCGGTGAGTGAACGTGCAGTTCCTGTTGCAATATTTGAAACTGATCCAG aAATTATGAAGTTCTATGTGAAAAAGTGGTGTAAAATCTCATCAGATATTGGCATTCGGTCCATTATTGACTGGGAATATTACAAACAACGTCTTAGCTCTGCTATTCAAAAAACCATTACTATTCCTGCAGCAATGCAGAAG GTTTCAAATCCTGTTCCAAGAGTAGTTCATCCTCCATGGTTACACAAGAAGGTTCGTGAAAAGGATGACAAAATGAGGCAAAGAAAATTAAATGTCATGTTTAGTTCAATGAAAAAGGCCAATGAAGAGGAGGTGAGAAACGACACAAATGGAAAAGAACATGTACTTCAAGAACAAGAAGTTGTGGACTTGGAGGATTTCGGGAGCAAAGGAAAATCTTCCAATTCTACCCCTAGACCTGTTGTTCGTTCTTACGAAAATAATGGTAAAACAAGCTCTTCCAAGGAAAAAGTTGACCACGGTCAAAGCATGAATCCAGTGGTTGATATCCCTGTGGAGGATAATATAGACAGTCATGTGGATTACCAAGGATGGCTTaatcaaagaaaaagaaaatggaaACAAGTTCGTGAAAAAAAGAAGAAACAAAAGTTGGACAGTTTGGACAAAAATACCCAAAGGAATGGAGTTACTGAGATCCGTAGTGGTGTGTCAAATAAAAAACAAGCTCAGGGTAGAACAGGGGTAAATTCGTACTTTGAAAGACACGAACTAGCCCTTACACGTAGCCACTGGCAG ATAATTCAACTTGTTCCAAGTTCTGAACTTGGACAGTTTTTTGCTTGGGCTGTTGTTGATGGAATGATGCATAAGATTGGTATAAAAGTTCCAAGAGTATTTTACCTTAATTCTAAAGCTCCTGTAACTGAAGACTTTCCTGGAAGACGTGTCAACAAGATTCTCCCTCATGGACACCATTCTCATAACCTCATTGAG GTCATAGTTGATGAAGATCAGTTTAAGACAGAAAGCAGGAAACTTGCTGCTCACCTAGCAGATCCTGAAGTGGAG GGAATATACGAAACAAAAGTCGGGTTGGATTTCAGTTCAATTCTCCAAATTGGATGTGTTTGCAAAGTGGATAAATCAGCTAAAAAACGAAATGCAAAAGAGGGTTGGAATCTGAGTGAATTGCATATGAAAACCACTACAGAGTGCTCTTATCTTGAATCTCCAATTCCTTTCTTCTACTTATATCATAG CATATCTGAAGTAAGGGGAATCTATGTTGTATACTTTCCTTCATCTTCAGTAATCCATGCAGTAATTGTCAACCCCTTCCAGAATAAAGAATTAACTCCCAATATTTTAGATAAACAGTTTCGTGAAGCTTGCCAAGCTTTATCAGTTGAATCTTCCATGTCCAGAGGTTCCTCCAATTTTAAG GTGGAGTATGTTGGAACCCCTAAAGATGCTGAAAGGATCTTTCAAAGAACCATTAGTGAATTTAG AGATGAGGTTCATGGACCTGCAATTGGTGTAATCGAATGCCCAGATGTTAAGTTAATGAAATTGAGTATAAGAGCTTTAGATGATTTTCCATGTGTTTCTATTCCTTCAAATGCTCGTGATTGTCACTATCCCACTCTTGCCTGGCAATCTTTTGCTGCAAAAATTGGGATGCAACGTTGTGCTGCATCACCTCGCTGGTTGAATGAAAGAATCTCTCTTTCCAGATATTCCCAT ATTCCATTAGGCAACTTTGAACTGGATTGGCTTATGCACACCGCAGATATCTTCTTTGCAAGAGCTTTACGCGATCACCAACAG ATACTTTGGGTATCAGATAATGGAATTCCAGATCTTGGAGGGGATACTGAAGAAGAAACTTGTTACTCTGATGAG gtCAATCAACCTGTTCTGATTTACCCTGGTGCTTATAGGAAAGTCACAGTTGAGCTAAAG ATTCATCACCTGGCTGTAAATGCTCTGTTAAAAAGCAACCAAATAAATGAAATGGAGGGAGGTACCTTATTTGGGTTTGACCATGATTTGACCTCTGGATCACATCTTCCCAATGAACAATTAGGGTTAGATGAGGCCACTTCATGTTCATCTGCATTTCGTGTCCTCAAACAGTTGATTCAAAGATGCCTTGCTGATGCGGTTTCATCAGGAAATATATTTGCTGATGCAATGTTGCAACATTTATACAGATGGCTCTGCAg CCCAAGGTCAGCTCTTCATGATCCAGCTCTTCATCGAATGCTTCACAAG GTGATGCAAAAGGTGTTTGCACTACTGCTGTCTGAATTTAGAAAGTTGGGTGCCACCATTATATTTGCTAACTTCTCAAAAGTCATACTTGACACTGGAAAGTCAGACTTATTTGCAGCCCAAGCTTACTGTGATAGTCTACTCAAAGCTTTACAAGAAAG AGACTTATTTGAGTGGATTGAGCTTGAACCTATGCAATTCTGGCACTCACTTCTATTCATGGATCAG TACAACTATGGTGGACTTCAGGCTAAATTAGATCAAACAGATGATAACACATATGATGAGCCTCAAGTGGAATTAGTCTCCAGCTGGAATATAGCAGAAAACCTCCCCAAGGAGACTCAG GATCATTTCGTTTTTATAGTCACTGAGTTCATGCACCTCCCATGGAAGTTTACACAAGATGAAACCATGAAAAGAGCAGCTATAAGAAACAGTGACTCCTGCACTCCATCAATCACAGCTGCTGCTGCTGAATCATTCGAGTCATGCATCACTGAACATCTTAGGGAACAG GTTAATTCTTACTTCACAGATAGACTATTGAAAATAGTTCGTGATCTTGTTCTTCACACGAAAGGGAAAGGGAAATCTAAAGAAGATGAAGACAATGTTTATAAAGGAGATCCTGCACTTGAGTTTATTAAGCATGTCTGTGCTGTTCTTGTCCTTGACCAGAATGTGCAACATGATATTCTG ATAATGAGGAAGAATCTGTTGAGATATGTACGTGTAAGGGAGTTTGCTCCAGAGGCACAGTTTCAAGACTGTTCCTTTTCCTTCACCTTGCCAAATGTCATTTGCag CTACTGCAACGACTGTAGAGACCTAGACTTGTGTCGTGACAGAGGTTTATTAACACAAGAATGGAGATGTGGGGTCCCACAGTGTGGTCAACCCTACAACCGTGAAGTCATGGAAAATGCTCTTCTTCAGATAGTTCGACAGAGAGAACGACTTTATCATCTTCAAGACTTGGTTTGTTTAAAATGCAAGCAAATCAAAGCTGCACACCTGGCAGAATATTGTGGGTGTGCGGGCTCCTTTTGTCTCAAAGAGGAAGTCACTGTTTTCATGAAGAAGATGGAAGTGTTTTTAAACATTGGCATACACCAAAAGTTTGAGCTGCTTGTCGAATGTGTGTCATGGATTTTGGAGCTAAAACAGGTTTAG